Proteins encoded together in one Desulfuromonas acetoxidans DSM 684 window:
- a CDS encoding cytochrome c: MTKVVWLKRVALVVLMTIVTAISSATWAEENDSAVKALSLRNIMQELSNNMQIVTDAIYREDWEQVAGTASQIANHPQPPIAEKMRILGFAGSNVSKFKSFDEQTHQAAKELEEIAMRKDGKGVIAQFATLQKSCLACHQSFRKTFKEHFYGK; this comes from the coding sequence ATGACAAAAGTCGTCTGGCTTAAACGAGTCGCATTGGTTGTGCTCATGACTATTGTAACCGCAATCAGTTCTGCAACGTGGGCCGAAGAGAACGATAGTGCAGTCAAAGCGCTCTCGCTGAGAAATATCATGCAGGAATTGAGCAATAACATGCAGATAGTGACTGATGCCATTTACAGAGAGGACTGGGAACAGGTGGCGGGAACTGCGTCGCAGATTGCCAACCATCCACAGCCGCCGATAGCAGAGAAGATGCGCATTTTAGGTTTTGCAGGTTCCAATGTGAGCAAATTCAAAAGTTTTGACGAGCAGACACATCAAGCCGCAAAGGAATTAGAAGAAATCGCCATGAGAAAAGACGGTAAAGGGGTGATAGCACAGTTCGCAACACTCCAAAAAAGTTGTCTCGCTTGTCACCAGAGTTTT